One Mycoavidus sp. B2-EB genomic region harbors:
- a CDS encoding cytochrome c1 encodes MKTLVSILVLAVIAMTSAMANEQTIPLDRAPDRTRDLAALQRGARLFVNYCLNCHSANQMRYSRLRDIGISAPEVEDNLLFTMDKVGNMMHIAMRVDDAKAWFGTDAPDLSLIARARGRDWLYTYLRSFYRDDSRPTGWNNRLFENVAMPHVLWQLQGQRTLQSQEDNSTPDTILEFSGYRQLTSGTLSAIDYDSAVADLVAYLSWMAEPVQQQRRRLGVWVILFLSVLSLFAWRLNVNYWKDVK; translated from the coding sequence ATGAAAACACTGGTCTCAATATTGGTATTGGCTGTGATTGCCATGACTTCAGCCATGGCAAATGAGCAAACTATCCCACTTGATCGAGCCCCAGATCGCACGCGGGACCTAGCGGCTTTGCAGCGCGGCGCTCGGCTTTTTGTCAACTACTGCTTAAATTGCCATAGTGCGAACCAAATGCGCTATAGTCGGTTGCGCGATATTGGTATTTCTGCCCCAGAGGTTGAAGACAATTTACTGTTCACAATGGATAAAGTGGGCAATATGATGCATATTGCCATGCGGGTAGACGATGCTAAAGCATGGTTTGGCACGGATGCGCCTGATTTATCCTTGATCGCTCGGGCGCGTGGGCGTGATTGGCTATATACCTATTTAAGAAGCTTTTATCGGGATGATAGTCGGCCTACTGGCTGGAACAATCGGCTATTTGAGAATGTTGCAATGCCCCATGTATTATGGCAGCTACAAGGCCAGCGCACACTACAAAGCCAAGAGGACAATAGCACACCTGATACTATCTTGGAATTTTCCGGTTATCGGCAACTTACCTCTGGCACTTTATCTGCGATCGATTATGATTCAGCCGTGGCTGATTTAGTCGCCTATTTAAGTTGGATGGCTGAGCCTGTGCAACAGCAGCGTAGGCGGCTTGGCGTATGGGTTATCTTGTTTTTGAGCGTACTCAGCCTGTTCGCTTGGCGCTTGAATGTAAACTATTGGAAAGATGTTAAATAG
- a CDS encoding glutathione S-transferase N-terminal domain-containing protein: protein MMILYSGATCSFSQRCRVVLFEKGMDFEIRDVDLFNKPEDISVMNPYGQVPILVERDLILYESNIINEYIDERFPHPQLMPSDPAQRARARLFLYNFEKELFVHVSTLETAKGRSTDKIYEKARQAIRDRLTQLAPIFVKNKYMLGEDFSMLDVAIAPLLWRLEYFGIDLSKNTAPLMKYAERIFSRPAFIEALTPSEKVMRR from the coding sequence ATGATGATTTTATATTCCGGCGCGACGTGTTCGTTTTCCCAGCGTTGCCGGGTGGTCTTATTTGAAAAAGGGATGGATTTTGAAATCCGTGATGTTGATCTTTTCAATAAACCGGAAGATATTTCAGTGATGAATCCATATGGCCAAGTCCCGATTCTAGTAGAACGTGACCTGATCTTATATGAATCAAATATCATCAATGAATATATTGATGAGCGGTTCCCGCACCCGCAGCTCATGCCATCGGATCCAGCGCAGCGTGCGCGCGCCCGTCTTTTCCTATACAACTTTGAAAAAGAATTGTTCGTGCATGTGAGTACGCTTGAGACAGCTAAAGGCCGCTCAACCGACAAAATTTATGAAAAAGCGCGTCAAGCGATTCGTGATCGGTTGACTCAATTAGCGCCGATTTTTGTTAAAAATAAATATATGTTGGGCGAAGATTTTTCAATGTTGGACGTAGCCATTGCGCCATTGCTATGGCGGCTAGAGTATTTCGGCATTGATCTTTCAAAGAACACAGCGCCGCTGATGAAGTACGCTGAACGGATTTTTAGTCGCCCCGCCTTTATTGAAGCCTTGACCCCTTCTGAAAAGGTGATGCGCCGTTAA
- a CDS encoding ClpXP protease specificity-enhancing factor yields MQQAISTKPYLLRALYEWCTDNNYTPHVVVSVDNHVMVPREFVRDGKIVLNISFSATDGLHMRNDWIEFNARFSGRPHKIEIPVDNVLAIYALENGQGMAFPVEASSAEQASDAPSAGNPDLSVVSNELPPGADLVQEKPRDSSGKKKSGRSHLKVVK; encoded by the coding sequence ATGCAGCAAGCTATATCAACGAAACCTTATTTACTGCGTGCCCTGTATGAGTGGTGCACCGATAACAATTACACGCCACATGTGGTCGTGAGTGTGGACAATCACGTTATGGTTCCACGTGAATTTGTGCGCGACGGTAAAATTGTGCTCAATATCAGTTTTAGCGCAACAGACGGTTTGCACATGCGCAATGATTGGATTGAATTCAACGCTCGATTCTCCGGCCGCCCGCATAAGATAGAAATACCGGTTGATAATGTGTTGGCTATTTATGCCTTAGAAAATGGCCAAGGCATGGCTTTCCCGGTAGAGGCATCATCAGCGGAGCAGGCATCAGATGCGCCTAGTGCGGGAAATCCTGATTTATCCGTTGTATCGAACGAACTCCCGCCTGGTGCAGACTTAGTTCAAGAGAAACCAAGGGATAGCAGCGGCAAGAAAAAAAGCGGGCGGTCGCATCTTAAGGTTGTAAAGTAG